In Colletotrichum destructivum chromosome 8, complete sequence, the following proteins share a genomic window:
- a CDS encoding Putative mycotoxin biosynthesis protein UstYa, with protein sequence MSSDTLSSKYHTLDSEDAFEDQGMLSMMRPRAGRTFASPICMLVCAFACCLVSVGFGFYIGTSGHLSALASSTVKPAAGLGMATIDELPFVADVPLVRKKFEHDSSYNFTAPGANEKWIDLISFGKPFIAIEDPAKYGLPDYFNANALQPEGLQPVAWNVFHQLHCLVCIRTTYMKLALNLDGGYDVCTKQHIEHCLESLRQAIMCASNMNMERFEFIHYPGQKAFVPKLVGQHETHTCRDWEAVKRNIRKMRSENIPVDKYGKRVSPP encoded by the exons ATGTCCTCTGACACTCTTTCGTCCAAGTACCACACTTTAGATAGCGAAGATGCGTTCGAGGATCAAGGGATGCTTAGCATGATGCGGCCGCGAGCTGGCCGTACTTTCGCCTCGCCCATCTGCATGCTCGTCTGCGCCTTTGCCTGCTGCCTTGTCTctgtcggcttcggcttctaTATTGGCACGTCTGGCCACCTGTCTGCTCTGGCGTCGTCCACGGTCAAGCCTGCTGCAGGGCTGGGTATGGCAACTATTGACGAACTACCCTTCGTCGCGGATG TCCCTCTAGTTCGCAAGAAATTCGAGCACGATTCTTCCTATAACTTTACGGCTCCCGGTGCCAACGAAAAGTGGATCGATCTGATCTCTT TTGGCAAGCCATTCATCGCTATCGAAGACCCAGCCAAGTACGGACTGCCGGACTACTTCAATGCGAATGCGTTGCAGCCGGAAGGACTGCAGCCCGTGGCGTGGAACGTCTTTCACCAACTCCATTGCTTG GTATGCATAAGGACGACCTACATGAAGCTGGCGTTGAACCTGGATGGTGGGTACGACGTTTGCACAAAGCAGCACATTGAGCATTGTCTTGAAAGTCTCCGTCAG gccatcatgtGTGCTTCGAACATGAACATGGAGCGATTCGAGTTCATCCATTATCCCGGCCAAAAGGCCTTTGTTCCTAAACTAGTCGGACAGCATGAGACGCACACATGCCGTGATTGGGAGGCCGTTAAACGCAACATAAGGAAGATGAGATCTGAGAATATTCCTGTTGATAAGTATGGCAAACGTGTTTCTCCTCCTTAA